Proteins from a single region of Chanodichthys erythropterus isolate Z2021 chromosome 13, ASM2448905v1, whole genome shotgun sequence:
- the si:dkey-27p18.3 gene encoding uncharacterized protein si:dkey-27p18.3 has product MEASNNNEFQIVLSEETKSDTILCHLSHNISAVAMEIRWFKETDCVCFYKNKRLIEGIRYEDRVSLSIDELERGNVSLQLKELDVGDYLCQVISDNRTEEITIHTSFKTDEDVKRSKKVDKKWTDEERTEMANSALSAVFHSLEKRDLQNSNSSVLQTEKQTKTEENDMQQEHLSNQQPGCSDQKLLDNGPGQNRNENPHKSNKNEGESQSVWKMWPRGENNSSKKGVKVSSILAGKTNNCDKDFINILEEKIENLGEAATVEESNIILVFCPIVSRAGTDIEAALNNFNYSTDSKLVVLVVLHHTFDPEKIVPDSSKCVTRTDMLTVDCLFYEDGGLLKCQKNSDAYKKVVHWLIEQGKKMDVKIHKKHLPNKPNWFSRKSSQH; this is encoded by the exons ATGGAAGCTTCAAACAACA ATGAGTTTCAGATAGTTCTTTCTGAAGAAACTAAATCGGATACCATTCTGTGCCATCTGTCTCATAACATCAGTGCTGTTGCCATGGAGATCAGGTGGTTTAAGGAGACAGATTGTGTTTGTTTCTATAAGAACAAACGGTTGATAGAGGGGATAAGATATGAGGACAGAGTGAGTCTATCCATTGATGAGCTGGAGAGAGGAAATGTATCTTTACAACTAAAGGAATTAGATGTTGGTGATTACCTGTGTCAGGTCATCAGTGACAACAGAACAGAGGAGATAACAATACACACAT CATTCAAGACTGATGAAGATGTAAAAAGGTCCAAAAAg GTTGACAAAAAATGGACTGATGAAGAGAGAACAGAAATGGCAAATTCTGCTTTATCGGCAG TTTTCCATAGTCTAGAAAAAAGAGATCTTCAGAATAGTAATTCTTCAGTGCTGCAGACAGAGAAACAGACAAAGACTGAGGAGAACGACATGCAACAGGAGCATTTGAGCAATCAACAACCAGGATGTTCAGATCAGAAATTACTGGACAATG GGCCCGGACAAAACCGAAATGAAAACCCACACAAATCAAATAAG AATGAAGGTGAATCTCAGTCAGTTTGGAAAATGTGGCCAAGAGGGGAGAACAATTCTAGTaaaa AGGGGGTCAAAGTGTCCTCCATTTTGGCTGGAAAGACAAATAATTGTGATAAGGATTTTATCAACATTCTGGAGGAAAAAATTGAGAATCTGGGAGAAGCTGCTACAGTGGAAGAGAGTAACATTATTTTGGTTTTCTGTCCTATTGTTTCTCGAGCTGGAACTGACATTGAAGCAGCACTGAACAATTTCAATTACTCTACAG ACTCTAAGCTGGTTGTTCTAGTGGTGCTTCATCACACGTTTGACCCAGAGAAAATTGTACCAGACAGCAGCAAATGTGTTACCAGGACAGACATGCTCACAGTGGATTGTCTGTTCTATGAGGATGGAGGATTACTGAAGTGTCAGAAGAATTCAGATGCATATAAAAAAGTTGTGCATTGGTTAATAGAACAG GGGAAGAAAATGGATGtcaaaatacataaaa AACATTTACCCAACAAACCAAACTGGTTTTCCAGAAAATCCTCCCAGCATTGA